In Ruminiclostridium papyrosolvens DSM 2782, the following proteins share a genomic window:
- a CDS encoding BMP family lipoprotein, whose amino-acid sequence MKKITKKLSFLLAMIMLVTMVFTGCSNSKAGDSTASSTNAASSGTADLGPGIALITSAAGPNDKGYNQSAIAGLEKAKKDLGINYKVVETTDIPGSLTQLAGAGFKLIFSLEYNFDALIKGVGGSKPIAEQYPDTTFVIFNDNPNVNDDGSVKHKNVVSVLFDVHEASFMAGALATLVNENASKLFNSADYSFTSGDAGRKVGFLGGSKSNGITVFGYGFAEGINYVAKELNVNYTFYSDYNAGFSDSAAGATKANTYYSDGANIVYAVAGAVGDGVDAKAKEVKKLSVEVDANKDSNQPGNILTSVLKNTEVPVFEIAKNFKDSAMDKVNGKVLSYNLASGATGITDLSVIESKITADGKAKWDEIKGKLKTISEKIASGEIKVTNAQAGEKFDKTKLANLKMPND is encoded by the coding sequence ATGAAAAAAATTACAAAAAAACTGTCTTTTCTGCTCGCAATGATTATGCTGGTAACAATGGTTTTTACAGGCTGTTCAAATTCCAAAGCTGGTGATTCCACTGCCAGCAGTACTAATGCAGCAAGTTCCGGTACTGCCGATTTAGGCCCCGGGATAGCACTGATTACTTCAGCAGCAGGCCCTAACGACAAAGGATACAACCAGTCAGCAATTGCCGGTCTTGAAAAAGCAAAGAAGGATTTGGGAATAAATTATAAGGTTGTTGAAACTACCGATATACCGGGAAGCTTGACACAACTGGCAGGTGCAGGTTTCAAGCTTATTTTCAGCCTTGAATATAACTTTGACGCTTTAATTAAAGGAGTTGGAGGAAGCAAGCCAATTGCTGAACAATATCCTGACACTACATTTGTAATATTTAATGACAATCCAAACGTAAACGATGACGGAAGTGTAAAACATAAAAACGTTGTTTCAGTTCTCTTTGATGTACATGAAGCATCCTTTATGGCTGGTGCATTAGCTACATTGGTAAATGAAAATGCTTCTAAGCTGTTTAATAGTGCAGATTATTCATTTACTTCCGGCGATGCAGGAAGAAAAGTAGGCTTCCTTGGAGGTTCAAAATCAAACGGTATCACAGTATTCGGATACGGTTTTGCAGAAGGTATCAACTATGTAGCAAAAGAACTTAATGTAAATTATACCTTCTACAGTGATTATAATGCAGGCTTCAGTGATTCAGCAGCCGGTGCAACAAAAGCAAACACATACTATTCAGATGGTGCAAACATAGTATATGCAGTTGCAGGTGCAGTAGGTGATGGAGTAGACGCCAAAGCTAAAGAAGTTAAAAAGCTTTCAGTAGAAGTAGACGCAAACAAGGACTCAAACCAACCCGGAAATATACTTACAAGTGTTTTAAAGAACACAGAAGTACCTGTATTTGAAATAGCAAAGAACTTTAAGGATAGTGCTATGGATAAGGTTAACGGAAAAGTACTGAGCTACAATCTTGCTTCAGGTGCTACAGGAATCACTGATTTAAGTGTTATCGAGTCAAAGATTACTGCTGACGGAAAAGCTAAATGGGATGAAATAAAGGGTAAGCTCAAGACCATTTCTGAAAAGATAGCAAGTGGAGAAATCAAGGTTACAAATGCACAGGCCGGAGAGAAATTTGATAAAACTAAGCTTGCAAATCTAAAAATGCCAAACGACTAA
- a CDS encoding GntR family transcriptional regulator → MSGMVPKYYLVKQKIVEMINNEEIGADGLIPSERELMGVFGLSRITVKKAIDDLVNEGYLYRIQGKGTFVKKDTLDQDLISITSCTQDILKLGMTPSKRLLKSEVIEADKVMLRKLQLSQGDKVYKVKRVYYANNEPVNLTTAYLPCKLFPLIDTYDFGVDSIYKVLETKYGTKITKATRTIEAVLAVDEVARELRVKEGDPVLLFKAITYGMVNGREIPIESFKSFYRSDKFKFYINQIHE, encoded by the coding sequence GTGAGCGGAATGGTACCTAAATACTATTTGGTGAAACAAAAAATAGTAGAAATGATTAATAATGAGGAAATCGGTGCCGATGGCCTTATTCCAAGTGAAAGAGAATTGATGGGTGTTTTTGGGTTGAGCAGGATAACTGTTAAAAAGGCAATAGATGATCTTGTTAACGAAGGATACCTTTATCGTATTCAAGGTAAGGGAACTTTTGTTAAAAAAGATACTCTGGATCAGGATTTGATTTCTATAACCAGTTGTACTCAAGATATTTTAAAATTGGGAATGACTCCTTCCAAGAGACTTCTAAAGTCAGAGGTTATTGAGGCTGACAAAGTTATGCTCAGGAAATTGCAACTTAGTCAGGGGGACAAGGTATATAAAGTTAAGCGTGTATACTATGCAAATAATGAACCTGTTAACCTGACAACTGCGTACTTACCATGCAAGTTATTTCCCTTAATAGACACATATGATTTCGGAGTTGACTCCATTTATAAAGTACTTGAAACGAAATACGGTACAAAAATCACAAAAGCAACAAGAACCATTGAGGCAGTGTTGGCGGTTGATGAGGTTGCCAGAGAGCTTCGGGTAAAAGAGGGAGATCCTGTACTTTTATTTAAGGCTATAACATATGGAATGGTAAATGGGAGGGAAATACCTATAGAATCTTTTAAAAGCTTCTACAGGTCGGACAAGTTTAAATTTTATATTAACCAGATACATGAATAA
- a CDS encoding LysM peptidoglycan-binding domain-containing protein — MKITKSISLALLSLSLLLCTTIPAAASVVPADKYTYTLSGQVGTQSEKIEFENTDGEQTYNVILVQADTEIKFTPKENMSAAVRAYDPDGYYSGTVMWTINGSEEAVTDLEANKTATATLVKNFFGLNNPYYIFSFGNGKDTTTIVYKISDSAPKPTPTPTPTPKPTPAPTPKPTPTPAPKPTPTPAPKPTPATKPAATAGNVTYKVQQGDTLATIALNNYGSYKYHTKIYNANKAVIQKNKNRLDVGMTLVLPKDGLLPALKVGSGDKVYTVKAGDTLGKISAKFYGNSSKYKKIYEANKNRIKNPNMIYVGQKIVITK, encoded by the coding sequence ATGAAGATTACAAAAAGCATTTCTTTAGCATTGTTGTCATTATCATTATTACTATGCACAACAATCCCGGCAGCAGCTTCAGTAGTTCCTGCAGACAAATATACTTATACTTTGTCCGGTCAAGTGGGAACTCAATCAGAAAAAATTGAGTTTGAAAACACCGACGGAGAACAAACGTATAACGTTATTCTTGTTCAAGCCGATACTGAAATTAAGTTTACACCTAAAGAGAATATGTCTGCAGCAGTAAGAGCATATGATCCCGACGGCTACTATTCAGGAACCGTAATGTGGACAATAAATGGCTCCGAAGAAGCTGTAACTGATCTAGAAGCAAATAAAACGGCTACTGCTACTCTTGTTAAGAATTTCTTTGGGCTTAATAATCCTTACTACATTTTCAGTTTTGGCAACGGTAAAGATACTACAACTATTGTTTATAAGATTTCTGACAGTGCACCAAAGCCCACTCCTACTCCTACACCTACACCAAAGCCTACTCCTGCACCTACACCAAAGCCTACTCCTACACCAGCACCAAAGCCTACTCCTACACCAGCACCAAAGCCTACTCCTGCAACTAAGCCCGCTGCAACTGCAGGCAATGTTACTTACAAGGTGCAACAGGGAGATACATTGGCAACCATCGCATTAAATAATTATGGAAGCTACAAATATCATACAAAAATATACAATGCAAACAAAGCTGTAATTCAAAAGAATAAAAACCGTTTAGATGTTGGTATGACACTTGTTTTACCAAAAGACGGATTACTTCCTGCACTCAAAGTAGGAAGCGGAGATAAGGTTTATACCGTTAAAGCAGGCGATACACTTGGTAAGATTTCAGCTAAGTTTTACGGTAACTCAAGCAAGTACAAGAAGATTTACGAAGCAAATAAGAATAGAATAAAGAATCCTAACATGATTTATGTAGGACAGAAAATCGTAATAACAAAATAA
- a CDS encoding HAD family hydrolase yields MNTVERKKDLVIFDVDGVIFDSEPLHYRAKLEILQSYGLNETFNLKEYVGKPNKDLWTKIIKENNLNANQEELELRQFNLILDYVKKQKIQPTNGLEQLLSELKKNNYKIAIASSSNRYYISRVLEYFHISGYFDYSVTGDEVKFQKPSPDIYQKVLSISGIKKDSTIAIEDSASGVRAAASAGITCIGYRNLTSGVQDLFLADAIIQELIQVKNYI; encoded by the coding sequence ATGAATACGGTGGAACGTAAAAAAGATTTAGTCATATTTGATGTAGATGGAGTTATATTTGACAGTGAACCTCTGCATTACCGTGCAAAATTGGAGATTTTACAAAGCTATGGACTAAATGAGACATTTAATCTCAAAGAATACGTAGGTAAGCCAAATAAGGACTTGTGGACTAAAATCATAAAAGAAAACAATCTAAATGCAAATCAGGAAGAACTGGAATTGCGCCAGTTTAATCTAATTCTGGATTATGTTAAGAAACAAAAAATACAGCCTACAAATGGACTTGAGCAGTTGTTAAGTGAACTCAAAAAGAATAATTACAAGATCGCAATTGCTTCATCCTCCAACCGGTATTACATTAGTCGTGTACTGGAATATTTCCATATAAGTGGATATTTTGATTACTCCGTTACAGGAGATGAAGTAAAGTTTCAGAAACCAAGTCCTGATATTTATCAAAAAGTACTTTCTATCAGTGGAATAAAAAAGGATAGTACTATTGCTATAGAAGACTCCGCATCCGGGGTTCGGGCAGCGGCTTCGGCCGGAATAACATGTATTGGTTACAGAAATCTCACATCGGGAGTTCAGGATCTTTTCCTGGCTGATGCAATTATTCAAGAGCTTATACAGGTAAAGAACTATATTTAA
- a CDS encoding MgtC/SapB family protein, protein MISQLAILKDINVLSICVRIFLSVVISGILGFERGRKRHPAGFRTYILVCLGSTIVMMTNQYIYQTYHTGDIGRLGAQVVSGIGFLGAGTIIITGRNQVRGLTTAAGLWASACIGLSIGIGFYEGAILGGTTIFFVMTILHKMDNLMRKKSNLLHLYLEFENSLGLGSFLSLAKKNSIDVMDVQIVKNKGEEKKAMSVLLSVKSKENRPHTEVLQYLSQAEALNCIHEI, encoded by the coding sequence TTGATTAGCCAATTAGCTATATTAAAAGATATAAATGTACTTTCCATTTGCGTACGTATTTTTCTTTCTGTAGTAATCAGCGGAATTCTAGGATTTGAAAGGGGACGTAAACGCCACCCTGCAGGTTTTCGCACATACATACTTGTATGTCTGGGTTCAACAATTGTCATGATGACAAATCAATACATTTACCAAACATATCATACAGGAGATATCGGCAGACTTGGGGCTCAGGTTGTCAGCGGAATCGGATTTCTGGGTGCCGGAACAATAATAATCACCGGAAGAAATCAGGTCAGAGGCTTGACTACGGCTGCCGGATTGTGGGCTTCAGCCTGTATCGGCTTGTCCATAGGTATCGGTTTTTACGAAGGTGCAATTTTGGGTGGTACTACTATATTTTTCGTTATGACTATTTTGCATAAGATGGATAATTTAATGCGGAAGAAATCAAATCTGCTGCATCTGTATCTGGAATTTGAAAACTCACTGGGATTGGGTTCGTTTCTCAGTCTGGCAAAGAAAAACTCTATTGATGTCATGGATGTTCAGATTGTTAAGAATAAAGGTGAGGAGAAAAAGGCAATGTCTGTTCTACTTTCGGTAAAATCAAAGGAAAACCGTCCCCACACAGAGGTTTTACAATACCTTAGCCAAGCCGAAGCACTGAACTGTATTCATGAAATCTAA
- a CDS encoding glycerophosphodiester phosphodiesterase family protein has translation MGKIIDRLLDKERILVAGHRGVGAFYPENTLLSIQKALEMNVDMIEFDMNLTKDKVVVIMHDRTVDRTTNGKGYIHDMTLKQIKELDAGGKFGKAFEGLKVPTLREFCELVQPYENILLNAEIKEKTYETVDLAMEVLKEYGLMHRCVFTCFDAFIAAYMYDSYGVRVQGFPKEKMENFVDGETGTYSKLFAVGIDMKIITPERVKEFENLGILPWSYCPDTDELVYESIRCGARLMTCNNPLPALKILKEKGWHSQMLKGNR, from the coding sequence ATGGGGAAAATCATAGACAGGTTGTTGGATAAAGAGCGCATATTAGTTGCAGGACACAGAGGGGTTGGCGCATTTTATCCTGAAAATACTCTACTTAGTATACAAAAAGCGCTGGAAATGAATGTTGATATGATTGAATTTGATATGAATTTGACTAAAGACAAAGTTGTTGTCATAATGCATGACAGAACTGTGGACCGTACCACGAATGGAAAGGGATATATCCATGATATGACGCTGAAACAAATTAAGGAATTGGACGCAGGCGGGAAATTTGGCAAAGCATTTGAAGGGTTGAAAGTACCAACACTGCGTGAATTCTGTGAGCTGGTTCAACCATATGAGAATATTCTTTTGAATGCAGAAATTAAGGAAAAGACTTATGAAACAGTGGATTTAGCTATGGAAGTATTAAAGGAATACGGCTTAATGCATCGATGTGTCTTTACTTGCTTTGATGCTTTTATTGCAGCCTATATGTACGACTCCTATGGAGTAAGGGTTCAGGGCTTTCCAAAGGAAAAAATGGAGAACTTTGTTGATGGGGAAACCGGGACTTATTCAAAATTATTTGCAGTAGGTATTGATATGAAAATAATAACTCCCGAGCGTGTGAAGGAGTTTGAAAACCTTGGAATACTACCGTGGTCCTATTGCCCTGACACTGATGAGCTGGTTTATGAATCCATACGCTGCGGTGCAAGGCTCATGACCTGTAACAACCCGCTTCCTGCACTTAAAATATTGAAAGAGAAAGGATGGCACAGTCAGATGCTAAAAGGCAATAGATAA
- a CDS encoding ribulokinase has protein sequence MSKYVVGIDFGTLSARSILVDVSDGTIKAASSMDYPHGVMERKLPNGTTKLEADWALQYPPDYIECASTTLLNVFKASGIDPSQVIGVGTDFTECTMLPTLKDGTPLCMLDKFKDNPHAYVKLWKHHAAQDEANRLNEIAAQRGEEFLEFYGGKISSEWMFPKIWQILNEAPEIYEAADRFMELSDWITLMLTGEEKRNSCTAGYKAIWQKKTGYPSKDFFKTLDPRLEHVIDTKMSRIIYPVGSKAGYITESSSQWTGLPVGTPVAVGCGDAHAAVPGAGITGPDIMLMVIGTSGCDMMASRQNIKVPGMCGICEDGILPGYFGYEAGQSCMGDHFAWFTKNCVPEEFSAQAKEKGMHVTAYLDRLASEIKPGSSGLLALDWWNGNRSVLVDVDLTGVMFGMTTTTTAPEMYKALVEAVGYGKRMIIDTFKKHGVTIEKLYATGGIAEKSPFVMQTFADIIQMPVHVTASKQTTAMGAAMFGAVAAGGAHGGYDTIEQAGNAMGGGVKNTYLPHAENSKTYELLYQEYSKLHDYFGKDNDSVIKRLKNIKKTTSY, from the coding sequence ATGTCAAAGTATGTTGTTGGTATTGACTTTGGAACACTAAGTGCCAGGTCAATTTTAGTTGATGTATCGGACGGGACAATTAAAGCAGCATCTTCCATGGATTATCCACATGGAGTTATGGAAAGAAAACTTCCAAACGGAACTACAAAGCTGGAAGCAGATTGGGCTCTGCAATATCCTCCTGATTATATAGAATGCGCAAGCACAACATTGTTAAATGTGTTCAAGGCGTCAGGCATCGACCCTTCACAAGTTATCGGTGTAGGTACGGACTTTACGGAATGTACAATGCTTCCTACTTTGAAGGATGGTACTCCCTTGTGTATGCTGGACAAATTTAAGGATAATCCTCATGCATATGTAAAACTGTGGAAGCACCATGCAGCACAGGATGAAGCCAATAGACTCAATGAGATTGCAGCACAGCGAGGCGAAGAATTCCTTGAATTTTACGGAGGGAAAATATCTTCTGAATGGATGTTCCCTAAGATATGGCAGATACTCAATGAAGCTCCCGAAATATATGAAGCTGCCGACAGGTTTATGGAGCTATCAGACTGGATAACGTTGATGCTTACTGGTGAAGAAAAAAGGAATAGCTGTACAGCTGGTTATAAAGCAATCTGGCAAAAGAAAACGGGGTATCCCTCCAAGGATTTCTTTAAAACACTTGACCCAAGACTTGAACATGTAATTGATACAAAAATGTCAAGAATTATATACCCTGTTGGAAGTAAAGCTGGCTATATTACCGAAAGCAGTTCTCAATGGACAGGGCTTCCAGTGGGAACTCCTGTGGCAGTAGGCTGCGGAGATGCACATGCCGCTGTTCCCGGTGCCGGTATTACAGGTCCTGATATAATGCTGATGGTTATAGGAACATCGGGCTGCGATATGATGGCAAGCAGACAGAATATAAAGGTGCCGGGAATGTGCGGAATTTGTGAAGACGGAATTCTTCCGGGATATTTCGGTTACGAAGCCGGACAATCATGTATGGGAGACCATTTTGCATGGTTTACAAAAAATTGTGTGCCGGAAGAATTTTCAGCACAGGCAAAAGAAAAAGGAATGCATGTTACAGCATATCTGGACAGGCTTGCCTCAGAAATTAAGCCGGGAAGCAGTGGTTTGCTTGCATTGGACTGGTGGAACGGAAACCGTTCTGTTCTGGTGGACGTGGATTTGACAGGTGTAATGTTTGGAATGACCACTACTACCACTGCTCCCGAAATGTATAAGGCATTAGTGGAAGCTGTGGGATATGGAAAACGTATGATTATTGACACCTTTAAAAAACACGGGGTTACAATAGAAAAGTTGTATGCAACGGGAGGTATAGCTGAAAAAAGTCCCTTTGTGATGCAAACCTTTGCAGATATCATACAAATGCCTGTTCATGTAACAGCATCAAAGCAGACAACTGCTATGGGTGCTGCAATGTTTGGAGCTGTTGCGGCAGGAGGTGCACATGGAGGATACGACACAATTGAACAAGCAGGAAATGCTATGGGCGGAGGAGTAAAAAATACATACCTTCCTCACGCTGAAAACAGCAAAACATATGAATTGCTGTATCAGGAGTATTCAAAACTTCATGATTATTTCGGAAAAGATAATGACAGTGTAATAAAGCGTTTGAAAAATATTAAGAAAACTACATCTTATTAA
- a CDS encoding erythritol/L-threitol dehydrogenase has protein sequence MSNYPKTMKALVAYGLGDYRFETAYPTPECGPDDIIIKTEGCGVCAGDLKCQHGAPKFWGDESQPSWVKPPFIPGHEFLGKIVAIGENVKGFEIGDRVTADQIVPCGECRFCKDGHYWMCQPHNIFGFQSDNNGGMAEYVRYPKTSVVHKVPQEMPLDKAMLIEPYACSKHCVDRGQIGCDDVVVISGAGTLGLGMITYARMKNPKLLIVLDMVQSRLDKAKEFGADLVFNPQNQDVVAEVLKLTEGYGCDIYIEATGHPSSVKQGLSMIRKLGRFVEFSVFGQETTVDWSIIGDSKELDLLGSHLSPYCYPFVIENINNGKLKTEGLITNCFPIEEWEKAFEYATGKYGDFKVCITF, from the coding sequence ATGTCAAACTATCCAAAGACTATGAAAGCTCTAGTAGCCTACGGGCTTGGTGATTACCGATTTGAAACCGCATACCCTACGCCGGAATGCGGCCCAGATGATATAATTATTAAAACAGAAGGATGCGGCGTTTGTGCAGGGGACTTAAAATGCCAGCATGGTGCTCCTAAATTTTGGGGCGATGAAAGCCAGCCTTCATGGGTAAAACCGCCGTTTATTCCCGGGCATGAATTCCTAGGAAAAATCGTTGCAATAGGAGAAAACGTTAAAGGTTTTGAAATTGGTGATAGAGTTACTGCAGATCAGATTGTTCCATGCGGAGAGTGCAGATTCTGCAAGGATGGACATTATTGGATGTGCCAGCCTCACAATATTTTTGGGTTCCAGAGTGATAATAATGGTGGTATGGCAGAATATGTACGCTATCCAAAGACCTCAGTTGTCCATAAAGTTCCACAAGAAATGCCTCTTGATAAAGCAATGCTAATTGAACCGTATGCATGCTCAAAGCACTGTGTTGACCGTGGGCAAATTGGCTGCGACGATGTTGTGGTTATCTCAGGGGCAGGAACTTTGGGACTTGGGATGATTACCTATGCAAGAATGAAAAATCCTAAATTATTGATTGTATTGGACATGGTTCAATCCAGATTAGACAAAGCTAAAGAATTCGGTGCTGATTTGGTCTTCAATCCTCAAAATCAGGATGTAGTAGCTGAGGTTTTAAAGCTTACCGAAGGCTATGGATGTGATATTTATATAGAAGCTACAGGGCATCCGTCCAGCGTTAAGCAGGGACTTTCAATGATACGTAAGCTGGGTCGCTTTGTAGAGTTCAGTGTATTTGGTCAGGAGACAACAGTTGACTGGTCAATTATCGGAGACAGCAAGGAACTTGATCTTCTGGGCTCACATCTCAGCCCTTATTGTTACCCTTTTGTAATTGAAAACATTAATAATGGAAAATTAAAAACAGAAGGACTTATAACAAACTGCTTCCCAATTGAGGAATGGGAAAAGGCATTTGAGTATGCAACAGGAAAATATGGTGATTTCAAGGTTTGTATCACTTTCTAA
- a CDS encoding sugar phosphate isomerase/epimerase family protein, which yields MRLATSTNLFSKRRDGGLHTPYLESIRRCREAGFTTLDFSFTEFFFTRTELSEDDWQRYVDEIIEESHRLGIDFSQAHLPYNPGYMPEWNSDLEKEDYYKFARRSVLISSMLGVKWLVVHPFTQCIEKEFDDEASVRFNHEFYDSIIELALKNRVSIAYENMIEYPQRRKFSARAEELCMLVDSYKDSRIGVCWDFGHGNRLYYDESNSIKTLGSRIVALHVNDNTGISDLHFLPFMGTVGWEKALRALKDTNYTGDFTYEVYGFTKNMPESMKDIAAKYAYDIGQYSISLYNSL from the coding sequence ATGCGTCTGGCAACTTCTACTAATCTTTTTTCAAAACGCAGGGATGGCGGACTGCATACACCGTATTTGGAATCAATACGCCGATGCAGGGAGGCAGGTTTTACAACGCTTGACTTCAGCTTTACGGAATTCTTTTTCACAAGAACTGAATTAAGCGAAGATGACTGGCAAAGATATGTGGATGAAATTATTGAAGAAAGTCATAGACTGGGAATCGATTTTTCACAAGCCCATTTGCCTTATAATCCGGGATACATGCCGGAATGGAATAGTGATTTGGAGAAAGAAGATTATTATAAATTCGCACGCAGAAGCGTGTTAATCAGCAGTATGCTTGGGGTAAAGTGGTTGGTAGTTCATCCATTTACACAGTGTATTGAAAAAGAATTTGACGATGAAGCAAGTGTCCGGTTCAATCATGAGTTTTATGATTCAATTATTGAGCTTGCATTGAAAAATAGAGTAAGCATAGCTTATGAAAATATGATCGAATACCCCCAGAGAAGGAAGTTTTCTGCAAGAGCCGAAGAACTTTGCATGTTAGTAGATTCCTACAAGGATTCCCGTATAGGTGTTTGCTGGGATTTTGGACATGGAAACCGTCTGTATTATGATGAGTCCAATTCTATCAAAACACTTGGCAGCCGTATAGTTGCACTTCATGTAAACGATAATACGGGCATCAGCGACTTGCACTTCCTGCCTTTTATGGGTACGGTAGGTTGGGAAAAAGCTCTTAGAGCATTAAAAGATACAAATTATACAGGCGATTTCACATATGAAGTATACGGCTTTACAAAAAATATGCCTGAAAGTATGAAAGATATTGCAGCCAAATACGCATACGATATTGGTCAGTACAGCATATCTCTTTACAATAGCTTATAA
- a CDS encoding sugar phosphate isomerase/epimerase family protein: MRVATMTSLFRECRETKEFTGYIESMHRCKEAGFTVLDLNMCAMLNRQTELNGDDWIKNAENIRNEAEKLGITFSQSHPPYRPFKGAYFKTIEEKERFDELTYRAIHVSSILGVKWAVMHPVTETDKAEYNLQADLAANHENFDKVIEQATKENVGIAFENMCDRDNRRRFGATAEELIALVDSYKGAPVGVCWDTGHGHRVYSNQIPALEKLGSRIKALHVNDNFGQDDLHLLPFLGTIPWEKVMRALTKIGYEGDLVYEIRINNYMPEGLKIPSARFSVDVGNYLLSLC; this comes from the coding sequence ATGCGTGTTGCTACAATGACTTCACTATTCAGAGAATGCAGGGAAACAAAGGAATTCACAGGATATATTGAATCTATGCATCGCTGCAAGGAGGCAGGCTTTACAGTTCTTGATTTAAACATGTGTGCTATGTTGAACCGTCAGACAGAACTAAACGGCGATGACTGGATAAAAAATGCTGAAAATATCCGTAATGAGGCAGAAAAGCTTGGTATTACATTTTCACAGTCACATCCCCCGTATCGTCCTTTTAAAGGTGCATATTTCAAAACCATTGAAGAAAAAGAACGCTTTGACGAACTTACCTATCGTGCAATACACGTCAGCAGTATTCTGGGAGTTAAATGGGCTGTAATGCACCCGGTAACAGAAACGGATAAAGCCGAATACAATTTGCAGGCAGACCTTGCAGCAAACCATGAGAATTTTGATAAGGTTATAGAACAAGCCACTAAAGAAAACGTAGGAATTGCATTTGAAAACATGTGTGACAGGGATAACAGACGTCGCTTTGGAGCAACAGCCGAAGAACTGATAGCGCTGGTTGACTCCTACAAAGGTGCGCCGGTTGGTGTTTGCTGGGATACAGGACATGGACACCGTGTTTATTCAAATCAGATTCCTGCTCTAGAAAAGCTTGGCAGTCGTATAAAGGCCCTTCACGTAAATGATAATTTCGGTCAGGATGACTTGCATCTTCTTCCTTTCCTTGGAACAATTCCATGGGAAAAAGTCATGAGGGCACTAACTAAAATCGGGTATGAAGGCGATTTGGTATATGAAATAAGAATAAACAATTATATGCCGGAAGGCTTAAAAATTCCAAGTGCACGCTTTAGTGTTGATGTAGGAAATTATCTGCTTTCATTGTGCTGA